AAGATCTTAAAAATAGACAGCAATATTGTAAGCGGAAAACAGCTGTTACGGGAGCAGATGACTGGCAAAATTAAAGGAAAAAAGGGAACTTCGGTTCAGCTGCTGGTGTTACGCAGCGGTTCCAACACGCCTTCCATCCTCAACATCAGGAGGGGAAAAATCCAGGTGAGCAGTATTGACGCCGCCTACATGCTCAACAACGATGCCGCTTATGTTCGGATCAGTAAGTTTGGCGCAAACACAGATGTAGACTTTACAGAAGCCATTCGCCAGTTAAAAGCAAAAGGAATGACTAAACTGATCCTGGACCTGCGCGACAATGGCGGTGGTTATTTAACCGCGGCTACGGGACTGGCCAATCAATTGCTTCCAGAAAACAAATTAATTGTGTACACCCAGGGAAAACATGAGCCCCGTACGGATTACATTGCCACTGGGGGCGGAGAGTTTGAACAGGGTAAACTTGCGATATTAATCAATGAAAACTCTGCCTCGGCAAGCGAGATTTTGGCGGGTGCCGTGCAAGACCTTTCCCGCGGAATTATTATTGGCCGTCGTTCATTTGGCAAAGGCCTGGTGCAGGAGCAATTTCCTTTTGGTGATGGCTCTGCTTTAAACCTTACTATAGCACGTTATTATACCCCTTCTGGCCGAAGCATCCAGAAATCCTATAAAAAAGGATATGCAGCCTATAAAAACGAAATCGGCGACCGGTTTAACGATGGTGAATTAACAGATACCAGCTCAGTTAAAAAGGTTTTTGCGGGTGGTGGCATCCAGCCAGATGTTTATGTAAAAATGGATACGGCTGGCATCAACAAATTCTACACCAGCCTC
The nucleotide sequence above comes from Pedobacter sp. MC2016-14. Encoded proteins:
- a CDS encoding S41 family peptidase; the encoded protein is MNKNTRQNLLIALTYSVTLIGGMFLGYKFLKDQGFAVQKYVVTAQNNDEKINEIIHLIDKNYVDEVNTDTLNKLPIDSILHQLDPHSMYLSASSTEEQTEQLEGNFEGIGIEYYILNDTLLVTNVVKDGPAYGAGLKLGDKILKIDSNIVSGKQLLREQMTGKIKGKKGTSVQLLVLRSGSNTPSILNIRRGKIQVSSIDAAYMLNNDAAYVRISKFGANTDVDFTEAIRQLKAKGMTKLILDLRDNGGGYLTAATGLANQLLPENKLIVYTQGKHEPRTDYIATGGGEFEQGKLAILINENSASASEILAGAVQDLSRGIIIGRRSFGKGLVQEQFPFGDGSALNLTIARYYTPSGRSIQKSYKKGYAAYKNEIGDRFNDGELTDTSSVKKVFAGGGIQPDVYVKMDTAGINKFYTSLIGKKVLFDFVFDVLASRYDAAYLEQNIKTFNISPADFKDLVKYVEQRNIAVDQRQLTAARPLIYNDLRVLLYKYHLGDSGYYKALNQNDTMVKKALTSLQ